The Pan troglodytes isolate AG18354 chromosome 1, NHGRI_mPanTro3-v2.0_pri, whole genome shotgun sequence genome includes a region encoding these proteins:
- the C1H1orf122 gene encoding uncharacterized protein C1orf122 homolog isoform X2 has protein sequence MLRQLGRRRPEPAGGGNVSAKPGAPPQPAVSARGGFPKDAGDGAAEP, from the exons ATGTTACGGCAGCTGGGCCGCCGGCGCCCGGAGCCGGCTGGTGGCGGG AACGTCTCAGCCAAACCTGGAGCGCCCCCCCAGCCGGCTGTCTCCGCCAGAGGCGGCTTTCCGAAGGATGCTGGCGATGGAGCTGCGGAGCCCTGA
- the MANEAL gene encoding glycoprotein endo-alpha-1,2-mannosidase-like protein isoform X3, with translation MITGSPQMTWCPPFWTLPISTASRYGSHGAFYRYKNSMGKSLPLFYIYDSYLTSPEAWAHLLTPNGPHSIRNTPYDGVFIALLVEEGHTHDILAAGFDGMYTYFASNGFSFGSSHQNWKAVKNFCDANNLMFIPSVGPGYIDTSIRPWNNHNTRNRVNGKYYETALQAALTVRPEIVSITSFNEWHEGTQIEKAIPKKTPTRLYLDYLPHQPSLYLELTRRWAEHFIKEKEQWLM, from the coding sequence gTATGGCTCCCATGGTGCATTTTACCGCtataagaacagcatgggcaaGAGCCTCCCACTCTTTTATATCTACGACTCATACCTGACGTCCCCTGAGGCCTGGGCCCACCTCCTGACACCAAACGGGCCCCATTCGATCCGCAACACGCCCTACGATGGGGTCTTCATAGCGCTGCTGGTGGAGGAGGGCCACACCCACGACATCCTGGCTGCCGGATTTGACGGCATGTACACCTACTTTGCCTCCAATGGTTTCTCCTTTGGTTCTTCCCATCAGAACTGGAAAGCTGTGAAGAACTTTTGTGATGCCAACAACCTCATGTTCATCCCCAGTGTGGGGCCTGGCTACATAGACACCAGCATTCGGCCCTGGAACAACCACAATACGCGCAACAGGGTCAATGGCAAGTACTATGAGACGGCCCTGCAGGCGGCCCTGACAGTGAGGCCCGAGATCGTTTCCATTACCTCCTTCAATGAGTGGCACGAGGGCACCCAGATTGAGAAGGCCATTCCCAAGAAGACACCCACCCGCCTGTATTTGGACTACCTGCCTCACCAGCCCAGCCTGTACCTGGAGCTGACACGCCGCTGGGCGGAGCACTTCATCAAAGAgaaggagcagtggctcatgtga
- the C1H1orf122 gene encoding uncharacterized protein C1orf122 homolog isoform X1: MEWGPGSDWSRGEAAGVDRGKAGLGLGGRPPPQPPREERAQQLLDAVEQRQRQLLDTIAACEEMLRQLGRRRPEPAGGGNVSAKPGAPPQPAVSARGGFPKDAGDGAAEP, translated from the exons ATGGAATGGGGCCCGGGCTCAGACTGGTCACGGGG GGAGGCTGCCGGCGTGGACCGCGGGAAGGCGGGGCTGGGGCTCGGCGGGAGGCCACCCCCGCAGCCGCCCCGGGAGGAGCGCGCCCAGCAGCTGCTGGACGCGGTGGAGCAGCGGCAGCGGCAGCTCCTGGACACCATCGCAGCCTGCGAGGAGATGTTACGGCAGCTGGGCCGCCGGCGCCCGGAGCCGGCTGGTGGCGGG AACGTCTCAGCCAAACCTGGAGCGCCCCCCCAGCCGGCTGTCTCCGCCAGAGGCGGCTTTCCGAAGGATGCTGGCGATGGAGCTGCGGAGCCCTGA
- the YRDC gene encoding threonylcarbamoyl-AMP synthase, with the protein MSPARRCRGMRAAVAASVGLSEGPAGSRSGRLFRPPSPAPAAPGARLLRLPGSGAVQAASPERAGWTEALRAAVAELRAGAVVAVPTDTLYGLACAASCSAALRAVYRLKGRSEAKPLAVCLGRVADVYRYCRVRVPEGLLKDLLPGPVTLVMERSEELNKDLNPFTPLVGIRIPDHAFMQDLAQMFEGPLALTSANLSSQASSLNVEEFQDLWPQLSLVIDGGQIGDGQSPECRLGSTVVDLSVPGKFGIIRPGCALESTTAILQQKYGLLPSHASYL; encoded by the exons ATGTCTCCGGCGCGTCGGTGCAGGGGGATGAGGGCCGCGGTGGCTGCCAGCGTGGGGTTGAGCGAGGGGCCTGCTGGCTCCCGGAGCGGCCGCCTCTTCCGCCCGCCAAGTCCCGCTCCGGCGGCCCCCGGCGCCCGGCTGTTGCGGCTCCCGGGGAGCGGGGCCGTGCAGGCCGCGAGCCCGGAGCGCGCCGGCTGGACCGAGGCGCTGCGGGCCGCCGTGGCCGAGCTGCGCGCCGGCGCCGTGGTGGCCGTCCCCACCGATACGCTGTACGGCCTGGCCTGCGCGGCGAGCTGCTCGGCGGCTCTGCGCGCTGTGTACCGCCTCAAGGGTCGCAGCGAGGCCAAGCCTCTGGCCGTATGCCTCGGCCGCGTGGCCGACGTCTACAG ATACTGCCGTGTGAGAGTACCTGAGGGGCTCCTGAAAGACCTACTGCCAGGACCAGTGACCCTGGTGATGGAACGCTCGGAGGAGCTCAACAAGGACCTAAACCCTTTTACGCCT CTTGTAGGCATTCGGATTCCTGATCATGCCTTTATGCAAGACTTGGCTCAGATGTTTGAGGGTCCGCTTGCTCTCACTAGTGCCAACCTCAGCTCCCAGGCCAGTTCTCTGAATGTCGAG GAGTTCCAGGATCTCTGGCCTCAGTTGTCCTTGGTTATTGATGGGGGACAAATTGGGGATGGCCAGAGCCCCGAGTGTCGCCTTGGCTCAACTGTGGTTGATTTGTCTGTGCCCGGAAAGTTTGGCATCATTCGTCCAGGCTG TGCCCTGGAAAGTACCACAGCCATCCTCCAACAGAAGTACGGACTGCTCCCCTCACATGCGTCCTACCTGTGA